Genomic window (Peromyscus leucopus breed LL Stock chromosome 15, UCI_PerLeu_2.1, whole genome shotgun sequence):
TTGGGCTTCCTGTCTCCTTGGGTGTCCCCGGAGGCTTGGCACTCCTGTGAGTCTACGTCAGCCAGATGGTAGCAAGACATCTGGAGTGTGTCTGGAGTGTGTCTACGGGTGCTCAGTTGTCCCTAACCAACAAAGGAAAATGGGCTGTGGCTGCAGTGGctctgacgtgtgtgtgtgtgtgtgtgtgtgtgtgtgtgtgtgtgtgtgtggtgttgctaGCCCTCCAGTGCTCTAAGAAGGGGTCTTGGGCTCAGCAAGTTCAGGACCCTTGTCTgtcaccctttcctctccaaagcGAATGTTAAGAAACTGACATTTATAAACATGACAAACACCTGCCACCAGTGAATCGTGCCCTGAATAAGGACACACGGGAGAACACCAGGAGTTTGGAATGAGAACTCGAGGCTGCTATACTGAGTGTTACCAACAGCAGGCATTCACTTACACTGAGCATGGCATTTATCACCCTCAGCCCCACAAGGAGGGACCGCTGTTATCCATGCTTCGCCACACAGACAGCGAGGTAGGAAAGTTTATCCTGTTTCCTCTTTGAGGTGCAGCCCAGAACCTCTGCTTCTCAGTTCTCATTTGTGAGATGCAGCAGGTTCATTTATATTCTGCTGGGCTTCTGCACATAAAATCCATCTCCGAGTGGGTGGAAGTAGCCCCAACTTACTTCCATGCTGTTCACAGAGTTATTTTCATTATTGGTACATTACATGCTATCTCTGTAACTCACTGTACTTGGAGAAACAAATGTTGGactctggaaagaggaaaatCAGCTTAATTGCCTTAACTCTCTTGCCACCGCCAGGGTGGGCATTGTCTTCCATCATCACTCATCAAATGCATGCATCACTAAGCCTGGGTCTGAACCTCCAATAATCCTGGTGGGAAAATAGTCTGATGTAGATTTCAGCGGCAGAATTAGTATTCTGCCCAATGCCCTCCATTCCTATGCACAAATTATGTAAATTAGGAAATGCATGTGTTCCACATCTTCTGCTGAACACTTACTTGCATATCGTGCAAAGCTGCTTTTTGTGTcttgttggtgtttgttttttttttttttataatgctaGGGATTAAAGTCAGTACCTTCCACATCAGTGTACAGTCCACCATTGAGCAATACCCCGACCCTCCTTTTTCCTatgtttaagatttttgtttcGAGGAGCGTTGGAATGTTCAGGTAAAAATGGCTGAATGTTTAGCTTCGATATTCGGGACTGAGAAGGACAAGGTTAACTGCTCTTTTTACTTTAAGATCGGAGCCTGCCGGCACGGGGACCCGTGCTCCCGACTTCACAACAAACCGACTTTCAGCCAGACCACAGTGCTACTCAACTTGTACCGGAATCCACAGAACACGGCCCAAACCGCAGATGGATCACACTGTCACGTGAGCGACATGGAGGTGCAAGAACACTATGAGAACTCCTTTGAGGAGGTATTCACAGAACTGCAGGAGAAGTACGGAGAGATTGAAGAAATGAATATGTGTGACGACCTTGGAGACCACCTCGTGGGCAATGTCTATGTTAAGTTCCGCCGGGAGGAGGATGCAGAGCGGGCTGTGGCTGAACTCAATAACCGCTGGTTCAACCCGCAGGCTGTGCATGCTGAGCTGCCTGCCTCCTGTCACTGACTTCCGAGAGTCCTGCTGCCAGCAGTATGAGATGGGGGAATGTACCCCAGGTGGCTTCTACAACTTTATGCACCTGCGACCCATATCCCGGAACCTGCGCCGGCAGCTCTATGGGCGAGGACCCGGGCATAGGTCACCTCCAAGATCCCATACAGGCCACTGTCCCCAAGAAAAAAAACCGATGTTGTTCCCCAGCATGGTCACTTCTGAGACTGGTGCTCTTCACCTCTTCCTGTGCAGGATCCCTTCTCAAAGCCTTCTTCACTTTCCAGCTCCATCATCCCCAGGCTTCAGAGCTTCATGATACAAACTGTTCAACAGAGTaacttcctcctcccatcccttctctaATAAAAAGTTtgtctaacaaaaaaaaaaaaaaaaaaaaaaaaaaaaaaaaaagatttttgtttcaaTCCTTAGCACTGGAAAGAAGATTTTAAGCATAGTTTAATTTATGCATAGGTAAGGATTTGGTCCAGTTTGGGGGAGAGAAAGCTCACACTTATCTGGGAACCCTCCATATGCTAAGCATTTTCACAGCTCTATTTCATCAGTTTTGtcttgtgatggttagtgttaattaCCAGTTTGATCAAATCAACAATCACCTAGGAAGGGGACTCTGAGAGTGTCTGTAACAGATTATtatgattacattaattga
Coding sequences:
- the LOC114690604 gene encoding LOW QUALITY PROTEIN: splicing factor U2AF 26 kDa subunit-like (The sequence of the model RefSeq protein was modified relative to this genomic sequence to represent the inferred CDS: deleted 1 base in 1 codon), encoding MAECLASIFGTEKDKVNCSFYFKIGACRHGDPCSRLHNKPTFSQTTVLLNLYRNPQNTAQTADGSHCHVSDMEVQEHYENSFEEVFTELQEKYGEIEEMNMCDDLGDHLVGNVYVKFRREEDAERAVAELNNRWFNPQAVHAECLPPVTDFRESCCQQYEMGECTPGGFYNFMHLRPISRNLRRQLYGRGPGHRSPPRSHTGHCPQEKKPMLFPSMVTSETGALHLFLCRIPSQSLLHFPAPSSPGFRAS